A window of Cryptomeria japonica chromosome 3, Sugi_1.0, whole genome shotgun sequence contains these coding sequences:
- the LOC131874627 gene encoding putative disease resistance protein RGA4 isoform X1: MNISQLSKLPKILIKDTLSIRMPPCLGVLISRIINLIIDSCPKVECLPSSLGKLSSLTHLEISSCPVLECLPSSLGDLSSLTHLKILGCGMLECLPPSLGDLSSLTHLEIAQCGMLECLPPSLSDLFSLTHLTIHDCGKLKCLPAPGRLIHLEQLKIWSCPISQVDILEASLPIALGNLKEIVLTGVKVPKISISEGCCPCLERLKLGSHDLVEIEALPANLERLEISNCPKLNRLPSFAHLTSLREFELKYCGPIEKIGGLEYSTSLEILKVVSKWVVPRIENLNHMPMRRLEFIAEEGSSLHVAFTQ; encoded by the coding sequence atgaaCATCAGTCAACTCAGCAAGCTACCAAAGATATTGATAAAGGATACGTTGTCGATAAGAATGCCGCCATGTCTTGGAGTTTTAATCTCCAGGATTATCAATCTTATAATTGATAGCTGTCCCAAGGTAGAGTGTTTGCCGTCCTCTCTCGGAAAATTGTCTTCCTTGACTCATCTTGAAATTTCTAGCTGTCCCGTGCTAGAATGTTTGCCGTCCTCCCTCGGAGATTTGTCTTCCTTGACTCATCTTAAAATTCTTGGGTGTGGCATGCTAGAATGTTTGCCGCCCTCTCTTGGAGATTTGTCTTCTTTGACTCATCTTGAAATCGCTCAGTGTGGCATGCTAGAATGTTTGCCGCCCTCCCTGTCAGATTTGTTCTCCTTGACACATCTTACAATTCATGATTGTGGTAAGCTGAAATGTTTACCAGCCCCGGGGCGTCTCATTCACTTAGAGCAATTAAAAATATGGAGCTGTCCAATTAGTCAAGTGGATATTTTGGAGGCGTCTTTACCCATTGCATTGGGCAACCTGAAGGAGATAGTACTAACAGGAGTAAAAGTGCCGAAGATTTCGATTTCTGAAGGCTGTTGTCCCTGTCTTGAGAGATTGAAACTTGGAAGTCATGATTTAGTGGAGATCGAAGCACTGCCAGCAAACCTTGAACGGCTGGAGATATCTAACTGTCCAAAGTTGAACAGGCTTCCCAGTTTTGCACATCTGACTTCTCTCAGAGAGTTTGAACTTAAATACTGTGGCCCAATTGAGAAAATTGGAGGTTTAGAATACTCCACAAGCTTGGAAATATTGAAAGTAGTCAGCAAGTGGGTGGTGCCCAGAATAGAAAATTTGAATCACATGCCGATGAGGAGGCTGGAATTCATTGCAGAAGAGGGATCATCATTGCACGTTGCATTTACACAATAA
- the LOC131874627 gene encoding disease resistance protein TAO1-like isoform X2 yields MHDQLRDLGREIANQHSPYWLWQPQHIVNAHKQIEKRNAIQGIMADRMELEIRRHRGESMDNICGVISSLAPSLAELNVLVIRGGYWNHVIGQISRELVWLRWSSIGQRNLRVSLNNLRVLELYGAYSLEELWEADNDAPVQLRELVIYNSFKFQRFPNSIGCLKELRKIVIEGNTKILSLPEEFCRLQSLEHLQLGCPELLSLPSGFGNLRNLRYLNLYDCYRLMLTSENFQHMTKLEF; encoded by the exons ATGCATGACCAGTTAAGAGATTTGGGaagagaaattgcaaatcaacattcACCTTATTGGCTTTGGCAACCCCAACATATTGTCAATGCTCATAAACAAATAGAG AAACGAAATGCCATTCAAGGAATAATGGCGGATAGAATGGAACTAGAGATCAGGCGTCATCGG GGTGAATCCATGGATAATATATGTGGAGTAATATCGTCACTTGCACCCTCTCTAGCTGAACTAAATGTTTTGGTGATTAGAGGAGGTTATTGGAATCATGTAATCGGTCAAATATCAAGAGAGTTGGTCTGGCTTCGCTGGTCCTCTATTGGGCAGAGAAATTTGAGGGTTTCATTGAACAATCTGAGGGTTTTAGAACTCTATGGAGCATATTCATTAGAAGAACTGTGGGAGGCCGATAACGAT GCGCCTGTGCAGTTGAGAGAGTTGGTTATTTATAATAGCTTCAAATTCCAAAGATTTCCAAACTCAATAGGATGTCTCAAGGAACTGAGAAAGATAGTAATCGAAGGAAATACCAAGATTTTGAGTCTGCCAGAAGAGTTTTGTCGTCTTCAATCATTGGAGCACTTGCAATTAGGTTGCCCTGAATTGCTATCGCTGCCCAGCGGTTTTGGCAATTTGAGAAATCTGCGGTATCTCAATTTATATGATTGTTATCGGCTCATGCTTACATCCGAGAATTTCCAACACATGACAAAGCTGGAGTTTTGA